GCCGTCGTTGCTCGCCTCGACACTCGCCCGACGCATCCGCGTGCACTGGATGCCACCGACCCGCTGCATGCCGCACGCGCCGCCGAGGTCACCTCACTCTGGCGTCTCACAAGAGCCGCCTGACCCGTTGCTAGGGAAGAAGAAGTTGCGATGGAACGTTCTGCATCATTGCGCTGCACCCTCACGCGCATGGCCACACCGGGCACTCTGTGACTACCCGCGCGCCGGCCCGCTCTCGTTCCGAGCGGCTTGACGCCCTGCCGTTCACCCGCGAGCACCGCAAACTGCTCGTCGGGTCCGGCGTCGGTTGGGCGCTCGACGCCATGGACGTGGGCCTCATCTCCTTCGTCCTCGCGCAACTAGCGGTGCAGTGGCAGGCCACGAGCACCGAGCTCTCGTTCATCGCCTCCGCCGGTTTCGTGGGCATGGCCATCGGCGCGGGTTTGGGCGGCCTGCTCGCCGACCGCGTGGGTCGCCGGCAGGTGTTCGCGCTCACGCTGCTTGTCTATGGTCTGGCGACCGGGGCCTCCGCTCTCTCGGGTGGCGTGGCCGTGCTGATCGCGTGGCGCTTCGTCGTGGGCCTCGGCCTCGGCGCCGAGCTCCCGGTGGCATCGACGCTCGTGAGTGAGTTCGCGCCGCCCAGGATTCGCGGTCGCATCATCGTGATTCTCGAATCGTTCTGGGCCGTGGGGTGGACCCTCGCGGCCGTCATCGGCTTCCTCGTTGTGCCGTCCTCAGCAGATGGCTGGCGCTGGGCTCTTTTCATCGGTGCCATTCCCGCGGTCTATGCCGTTGTCGTGCGCCTGGGGCTCCCGGAATCCGTGCGGTTTCTGGAGTCTCGCGCACGTCACGTCGAAGCCGAGGCCACGGTGCGCCGCTTCGAGGCTTCGGCCGGGGTCGCCGCGCCCGCGGTGGCTGCGCCTGGGGCCGCCCGTAACGCCTCGGCTGACAGTGCGTCGCCCCGCAGCCCTGCCACCGGCAGCCCGTCAACCGGCGGCGCTCCGACCGGCACTGCGTCCCCTGTCAGCCGCTCCCCCGGCAGCGCGTCTACCGACAGCGCATCCGCCGGAAGTGCGTCCACCGGCAGCGCCGAGACTAGTGGCGCTTTCACCGGCGGCGCTCCGACCGGCGGCGCGGCGACCGACGCGATCACGCCAGCCGACGAGCGCGACGTGCGCGACGCATCCGCTGGCCCGATTCCCGCGAAGCCACGGGTGTCGGCGCTCTGGGCTCCCGGGTTGCGACGGCGCACCGCGGCTCTGTGGCTCGTGTGGTTCTGCGTCAACTTCTCGTATTACGGTGCTTTCATCTGGCTGCCCACCATTCTGGTGGCGTCCGGATTCTCACTGGTGCGGTCGTTTGCGTACACGCTCATCATTACGGTGGCGCAGCTGCCGGGTTACGCCGCATCGGCCTGGCTCATTGAGCGCTGGGGTCGTCGCCGCACACTCGCGGTCTTCCTGGCCGGTTCCGCGGTGTCGGCCGTGCTGTTCGGGCTCGCCGGTGACGCCACCCAGGTGATCGGTGCGGGCATGCTGCTGTCCTTCTTCAACCTGGGTGCGTGGGGCGCCCTCTACGCCGTGACGCCGGAGATCTATCCCACCAGTATTCGGGCCACCGGAGCAGGATGGGCCGCCGCAATCGGACGAATCGCCGCGATTCTGGCCCCGCTGGCAGTTCCCCTGCTGCGCGATGCTGGTGGCGTCGGCCTCCTGTTCGCGGTGTTCGCGGCCTTCTTCGTGGTGGCCGCCGTGGGTGCCTTCGGCCTGCCCGAGAAACAGGGCACCGCCCTCGAAGACTAGATGGCACGCGCCGCTGCAGCTGCGCCACGGCACTCGTTTGCCCGCCCGGCACCCGTCTAAACAAGTGCCACCTGCCTCAGTAAGTGCCGCGAGCCGTCCGCGAGGCCGCGGCGCGGACTGCACGTCGGCTGCAGGCCCGGACGCCGGCAACGGAGGGCCAGTGGTGCCGCACACCGGAGGCACGGAGGAGCTGCCTGCGGCACGTGTTTAGCTTCGCGGCACTCGTTTGGCCGTCCGGTACCCGTCTGAACAAGTGCCTCCCGCCTCAACAAGTGCCGCGAGCCGTCCACGAGGCCGGAACGCGTCCTGCGAGGAGGCTGCAGGCCCGGACACATACAGCGGGCGCCGCAGGGGTGCCGCACCCCGGAGGCACCGGGAACCTGCGCCGCGGCACTCGTTTGGCCGCCCGGCACCCGTCTAAACAAGTGCCACCTGCCTAAACAAGTGCCACGACTGGGCTGCGGGCTGGAACACGTGCGGCAGGCAGGGACATCGGTGGCAGGTCAGGAAGTCTGCGATGGGCGGCCGCACAGCGGAGGCACCGGACCTGCGCCGCGGCACTCGTTTAGCCACCCGGCACCCGTCTGAACAAGTGCCACCTGGCCAAACAAGTGCCACGAGCCCTCGCGAGCCCGGGACACGTGCGGCAGTCTCGGACGCCTGCGATTCACTATCGTGCACCGGAGACACCGAAGTCTGCGCCGCGGCACTCGTTTGGCCGCCCGGCACTCGCTTCAACGAGTGCCACCCGCCCAAAGAAGTGCCACGACGCCACCGCGGGCACCAGAGGGTACCCGGGGCGGGCGTGGGGCGGGCGGGCCGGAGGGCGTTGGGCGGGCATCCACTCTCAAGAAGGGGCAGCATCGATTGTGCGCGTGGGCGCAGCTTTCCCCGCGTCTCACGGCCGTTCGGCGCGCAATTACTGCGAGAAATCGCAAGAAAAAGCCGGTCTCGCCTCGATACGCTGGTATCTGCGCATAAACTGCGCAACAGTCGCAACCGCGGCGCTTACGAGGACGGGAGGTTCCCATGTCGATGTCAGTAAAAGAAACGCACGCTCAAGATGCGCTGGTCGGTGAGCCCGAGGTTCTCGAAGATGCCCGCACCACCAACCTCGCCGCGCACCCCGCCTGGTTGCGCCTGAAGGCCGCCGCCACCGCGCTGCAGGCGATGCAGACGCAGGACGGCTCGGTAGCCGACGCGGCGTTGCACACGGATGCCGCGGCATCCGTTGCCGAGATCACCGCGGCCGTGGTGCAACTCGCGCCGCTCTTCCCCCACGACGCCGAGTACCTCACCGCGCTCGTGCTGGATTTCGATCGCTGGGTATCGGAGAGCTTCGGCGTGCCCGATTTCTTCGACGCGTTGATGACGTTTCAGCCGCAGCGGGATCGCATCGACGGCCTCGCGCACCTCGTGGTCTTCCCCATGTACACGCAAAACGGCAGCACGAACCGGCTCGTGGAGGCGGTGCTGATCGAGGTGATCTGGCCGCGTTTCATCGCAGAGCTCGAGGAGGACTACACGAACAAGCTGTTCGTGCCCATTCGTTTTGTCGACTTCACGCCCGGTTATGACACGAATTCCGCGGTGCTGTTTCCCGAAACGGTAGCCATGCGCGAGATTCCCACGTTCACGTGGGGTGCGATTTTTGCCGATCGCGAAGCCGCACGGTTCCGCCGGGTTGTGCGCGCGGCATCCGACATCACCCGACTCGACCTGCCGGAAGACGCGCTCGGCCTGCTCGATAACCAGCAGCTCACGGAAGAAACCTTCGTGATGTGGGATCTCATTCACGACCGCACCCACATGCGCGGCGACCTGCCGTTTGACCCGTTCATGATCAAACAGCGGATGCCGTTCTTCCTGTATTCACTCGAGGAACTGCGCTGCGACCTCACCGCCTTCCGCGAGTCGGTGGCGATCGAACGCAGCGAGCACGCGAGCCCCGAGGCACGTAAGCACGCCAAGCTGGTGCAGTACGCCGTGATCTTCGATCGAATTTTTCGATTCTCGATCACGGGTACCCGAGTGCGCAACTATGACGGTCTCGGCGGACAGCTGCTGTTTGCCTGGATGCACCAGCACCACGTGCTGCACTGGACGGACACGCGCCTCACGTTCGACTGGGACGCCGTGCCAGACGTGGTCATCGCTCTCGGCAAGCAGATCGACGACCTGTACTGGGCGTCGATCGACCGGCCGAAGAAGGCGCACTGGCTCGCCGCGTACGACATGATCGCCCGGACCCTCACCCCCAACCCGGCCTCGGCCTGGGCCGCGGGGCTGCCGCTCGAGGTACTTGCCGGCGCGCCGAAGGGGTACACCGACGCGGTTCTCGACGACGAATTCCCACTGTCGATGTTCTTCGAAGCGCTCGACAAGAAGATGAAGACGGTTATCACGTCAACGGCGGGCATCACCGCTCATGACTAGTGCCGTCGCTGGACGCATCGTGCTCGTTGCCGGTGCGTCCAGCGCGGCCGGTCTGACCACCTGCGTTTCTCTCGCGGATGCCGGCGCGCACGTCGTTGCCGTGGGCTCCAATCTAGAACGCCTCCAGGCTGTCACCGCCGAAGCACGGTATGTCTGCGACCTCACCGACCTCACCGCCGTGCAGAACCTCGCCGCACAGGTACACAACGATCTCGGCCCGATCGACGGCCTTATCCACCTCGTGGGCGGATGGCGTGGCGGCGGCGGTCTTCTCGGCCAGACCGATGAAGACTGGGACTTTCTCCACGCTCACGTCGTCACCACCCTGCGCAACACCACCCGGGCGTTCAACGCCGATCTTCTCGCCTCACCGGCAGGCCGCCTCGCCATCGTGTCCTCGGTGTCGGTTGACCGGCCCACGCCCGGCGGCGCAAACTATGCTGCTGCCAAGGCCGCTGCGGAAACGTGGGTTGGGGCCGTGGCGTTCGGTTTCGCGAAAGCCGAGCAGGCAGCAGCACGTATTTTTGTGGTGAAAGCTCTCGACGGGCTCGAAGGCGAGCTGGCGTCTGGTGTGGTGGGCCTGTGGGACGCGCCGGCAGCATCCGTTAACAACACCCGGGTCGTCCTCACCGCCTGACCTCCCGGTTGGCGCCGGACACGTGCGAGTGCCGCAGATGTCGAGACGCCGCCGTGCGCACCGGCCGGCTGGGGTCTCGGTGGTGCTCGACCAGCGACAGTATGCGCGCCAGGACCGTCCCCGAGTCGATATTCTGGAGAGGACGGTTAACGAAAAGGTGGGCATGCTCGACATCAAGGGCATCAGTAAGCGTTACGGCAGCAAGCCGGTGCTCACCGACGTCAGCTTCACCGTGGGGAACGGGCGCCTGACCGGCTTCGTGGGCGCCAACGGGGCCGGCAAGACCACAACCATGCGCATCATCCTCGGTGTCCTCACCCCCGATACCGGCACCGTGCTCATCGACGGCGTGGCCGTGACCAACAGCGACCGTCGGCGATTTGGCTACATGCCCGAGGAGCGCGGCCTGTATCCCAAGATGAAGGTGGGCGAGCAACTCGTATACCTGGCGCGGTTACACGGCCTGAGCACGGCATCCGCTCGCGCAAACACGCGTTCCCTGCTCGAGCAGCTCGGACTCGCCGAGCGGGCGGGCGACCTGGTGCAAGCGCTGTCACTCGGTAACCAGCAACGCGCTCAGATCGCAGCGGCACTCGTGCACGATCCCGAATTCCTTGTTCTTGACGAACCGTTCTCGGGTCTCGACCCCCTCGCCGTCGAGGCCGTGACGACGGTACTTACTGATTACGCCGCCACGGGCGCCCCCGTACTTTTCTCCTCCCACCAGCTCGACATCGTCGAGCGCCTCTGCGATGACCTCGTCATCATCGCCGACGGGCAGATTCGTGCCAACGGGTCGCGTGAAGCCCTGCGCGAGCAGTTCAGCAGCCCAGTCTTCGAAATCCGACTACCCGGCGATTCCGTCTGGATTGGTACCGTCCCCGGCATCACGCTGGTGGAGCGCGAGGCGGGTTTTGCAATTTTTCATGCCGAAACGGATGCCGCGAGCCAGCTCGTTCTGCGCCACGCCTTGGAGCGTGGCCCGGTTGAGTCCTTCAGTCAGCAGAGTCCCAGTCTTGCCTCGATCTTCAAGGAGGTTGTGCAGTGAACGAGAACAGGCCGGTGACGAGCCGGCACCCGGTGCATACGGCACCCACCTTCGCCCAGAGTGTGCGGCTGGTCTCCAACCGCGAGATCATGGCACGACTGCGAAGCAAGGCGTTTCTCGTCTCCACCGCGATTTTGCTCTTCATCTCCATTGCATCCGTGGTTGTGGGGAGTATCGCATCGCAAAACACGAGCGTCCCCCGAGTCGCTGTCATCGGGTACGTAAGCCAGGACGTACCGCAGACTCTGGCGTTCAGCCTCATCCAGGTTGACAATGTCGCTGATGCGGAGGCCCTGGTGCGGGACGGCACCGTGGATGCGGCCGTTATACCCGCATCCACTGAAGTCTCCCCTCTCGGGGTCTCTGTGATCGCACTCTCGGAGCCTCCAGCCTCCCTCATGGCGGCCCTTAGCGCGCCCCCGTCGGTGACGCTCCTCGAACCGGGTACACCCAGCAACGGGTTGGCGTATCTTGTGGCTATCGGCTTCGGTTTGGTGTTCCTGATGTCCTCGGTCACGTTCGGGTCGACGATCGCCCAGAGTGTCGTCGAGGAGAAGCAGACGCGGATCGTGGAAATTCTCATGTCGACGATCTCGGTGCGCGCACTGCTTGCCGGCAAGGTACTCGGCAATAGCGTCATGGCATTTGCCCAGATCGTCACGATTGGCCTGCTGGTGTCTCTGGGCCTCGCTGCAACCGGCCAACAGAGTGTACTCGCGGGGGTGGGCCCCTCCATCGTGTGGTTCGCCGTGTTCTTCACGTTCGGCTTCGTGCTGCTGGCGTCGCTCTACGCGGCCACGGCCTCGCTCGTGTCTCGCCAGGAAGACGTGGGGTCCGCAACGTCACCGGTGGTCATTCTCGTGATGATCCCGTATTTTCTCGTGATCTTCTTCAACGACAACCCCGCCGTCTTGGCGATCATGTCGTATATTCCATTCTCGGCACCTGTCGGCATGCCCATGCGGATCTTCCTCGGGACGGCCGCGTGGTGGGAGCCGCTACTGTCTCTGGCTGTTCTCGCTCTGACAACCTCGGCAGTGATCGCACTCGGATCGCGCATTTACGC
This sequence is a window from Cryobacterium sp. CG_9.6. Protein-coding genes within it:
- a CDS encoding DUF6421 family protein; the protein is MSMSVKETHAQDALVGEPEVLEDARTTNLAAHPAWLRLKAAATALQAMQTQDGSVADAALHTDAAASVAEITAAVVQLAPLFPHDAEYLTALVLDFDRWVSESFGVPDFFDALMTFQPQRDRIDGLAHLVVFPMYTQNGSTNRLVEAVLIEVIWPRFIAELEEDYTNKLFVPIRFVDFTPGYDTNSAVLFPETVAMREIPTFTWGAIFADREAARFRRVVRAASDITRLDLPEDALGLLDNQQLTEETFVMWDLIHDRTHMRGDLPFDPFMIKQRMPFFLYSLEELRCDLTAFRESVAIERSEHASPEARKHAKLVQYAVIFDRIFRFSITGTRVRNYDGLGGQLLFAWMHQHHVLHWTDTRLTFDWDAVPDVVIALGKQIDDLYWASIDRPKKAHWLAAYDMIARTLTPNPASAWAAGLPLEVLAGAPKGYTDAVLDDEFPLSMFFEALDKKMKTVITSTAGITAHD
- a CDS encoding SDR family oxidoreductase; protein product: MTSAVAGRIVLVAGASSAAGLTTCVSLADAGAHVVAVGSNLERLQAVTAEARYVCDLTDLTAVQNLAAQVHNDLGPIDGLIHLVGGWRGGGGLLGQTDEDWDFLHAHVVTTLRNTTRAFNADLLASPAGRLAIVSSVSVDRPTPGGANYAAAKAAAETWVGAVAFGFAKAEQAAARIFVVKALDGLEGELASGVVGLWDAPAASVNNTRVVLTA
- a CDS encoding MFS transporter; translated protein: MTTRAPARSRSERLDALPFTREHRKLLVGSGVGWALDAMDVGLISFVLAQLAVQWQATSTELSFIASAGFVGMAIGAGLGGLLADRVGRRQVFALTLLVYGLATGASALSGGVAVLIAWRFVVGLGLGAELPVASTLVSEFAPPRIRGRIIVILESFWAVGWTLAAVIGFLVVPSSADGWRWALFIGAIPAVYAVVVRLGLPESVRFLESRARHVEAEATVRRFEASAGVAAPAVAAPGAARNASADSASPRSPATGSPSTGGAPTGTASPVSRSPGSASTDSASAGSASTGSAETSGAFTGGAPTGGAATDAITPADERDVRDASAGPIPAKPRVSALWAPGLRRRTAALWLVWFCVNFSYYGAFIWLPTILVASGFSLVRSFAYTLIITVAQLPGYAASAWLIERWGRRRTLAVFLAGSAVSAVLFGLAGDATQVIGAGMLLSFFNLGAWGALYAVTPEIYPTSIRATGAGWAAAIGRIAAILAPLAVPLLRDAGGVGLLFAVFAAFFVVAAVGAFGLPEKQGTALED
- a CDS encoding ATP-binding cassette domain-containing protein; amino-acid sequence: MLDIKGISKRYGSKPVLTDVSFTVGNGRLTGFVGANGAGKTTTMRIILGVLTPDTGTVLIDGVAVTNSDRRRFGYMPEERGLYPKMKVGEQLVYLARLHGLSTASARANTRSLLEQLGLAERAGDLVQALSLGNQQRAQIAAALVHDPEFLVLDEPFSGLDPLAVEAVTTVLTDYAATGAPVLFSSHQLDIVERLCDDLVIIADGQIRANGSREALREQFSSPVFEIRLPGDSVWIGTVPGITLVEREAGFAIFHAETDAASQLVLRHALERGPVESFSQQSPSLASIFKEVVQ
- a CDS encoding ABC transporter permease, which encodes MNENRPVTSRHPVHTAPTFAQSVRLVSNREIMARLRSKAFLVSTAILLFISIASVVVGSIASQNTSVPRVAVIGYVSQDVPQTLAFSLIQVDNVADAEALVRDGTVDAAVIPASTEVSPLGVSVIALSEPPASLMAALSAPPSVTLLEPGTPSNGLAYLVAIGFGLVFLMSSVTFGSTIAQSVVEEKQTRIVEILMSTISVRALLAGKVLGNSVMAFAQIVTIGLLVSLGLAATGQQSVLAGVGPSIVWFAVFFTFGFVLLASLYAATASLVSRQEDVGSATSPVVILVMIPYFLVIFFNDNPAVLAIMSYIPFSAPVGMPMRIFLGTAAWWEPLLSLAVLALTTSAVIALGSRIYAHALLRMGTRVSLREALRR